The following coding sequences are from one Syngnathus acus chromosome 14, fSynAcu1.2, whole genome shotgun sequence window:
- the faxdc2 gene encoding fatty acid hydroxylase domain-containing protein 2 has product MREAPTRSSRQESSGGLWDSVKKAAVVIGSGVLFLAAFGNSLTWHLQKFWGASGDFWQNLWTKLYVMFEGHNEALFYMGTMLVPTVVFWGFNAALLVADITGRPSFITRYRIQADKNNPVEPEKLRHALKTVLFNQLFISAPTVVAAYHLSGWRGDPCGPQLPTFHWALAELSVFSILEEVLFYYSHRLFHLPHLYKRFHKQHHEWTAPIGLVATYAHPLEHMFSNLLPVVIGPVLLGSHVSTTCMWYCLALVSTTISHCGYHLPFLPSPEFHDFHHLRFNQCFGVFGVLDRLHGTDSKFRQSKQYERHTLLTGLTPLSESIPDTPKKGQ; this is encoded by the exons ATGAGGGAAGCACCAACACGCAGCAGCAGACAG GAGTCGTCGGGAGGACTGTGGGATTCCGTGAAGAAAGCCGCCGTCGTCATCGGGTCCGGAGTTCTGTTCTTGGCCGCGTTCGGTAATTCATTGACATG GCATCTTCAAAAGTTTTGGGGAGCTTCGGGAGACTTTTGGCAGAACTTGTGGACCAAACTCTACGTGATGTTTGAGGGCCACAATGAGGCTTTATTCTACATGG GCACGATGCTAGTGCCCACTGTGGTGTTCTGGGGCTTCAACGCTGCGCTACTAGTGGCGGACATCACCGGGAGGCCATCCTTCATCACCCGCTACCGCATCCAAGCCGACAAGAACAACCCG GTGGAGCCGGAGAAGCTGCGTCACGCTCTGAAGACGGTACTGTTCAACCAACTGTTCATCTCCGCGCCCACCGTGGTGGCTGCTTACCACTTAAGCGGCTGGAGAGGAGACCCATGCGGCCCTCAGCTGCCAACCTTCCACTGGGCCCTCGCTGAGCTCAGCGTCTTCTCCATCCTGGAGGAGGTTCTCTTTTACTACTCGCACAG GCTGTTCCACCTTCCCCACCTTTACAAGCGTTTCCACAAGCAGCACCACGAATGGACCGCTCCGATCGGCCTGGTCGCCACCTACGCTCATCCCCTGGAGCATATG TTCTCCAACCTGCTGCCGGTGGTGATCGGGCCGGTACTGCTGGGCTCGCACGTTTCCACGACGTGCATGTGGTACTGTCTGGCGCTGGTTAGTACCACCATCTCCCACTGCGGGTACCACCTGCCCTTCCTGCCCTCGCCAGAATTCCACGACTTTCACCATCTCAG ATTCAACCagtgttttggtgtgtttggTGTGCTGGACCGCCTGCACGGCACCGACAGCAAGTTCCGGCAGAGCAAGCAGTATGAACGGCACACTTTGCTCACCGGGCTCACCCCGCTCAGTGAAAGCATCCCCGACACCCCCAAGAAGGGCCAGTGA
- the LOC119133241 gene encoding core histone macro-H2A.1 isoform X2, translating into MSSRGGKKKLTKTSRSTKAGVIFPVGRMLRYIKRGLPKYRIGVGAPVYLAAVLEYLTAEILELAGNAARDNKKGRVTPRHILLAIANDEELNQLLKGVTIAAGGVLPNIHPELLAKKRGAKAKLETPLSPAPEKKAKPAKKPPGKKAVGKKGAGKAKKQGEASKTASADSTTEGSPADSFTVLSTKSLFLGQKLQVVQADISIVESDAVVHPTNSALYTGGEVGAALEKKGGKELSEAVLEVKKKNGPLDVAGAVLTAGFGLPAKYVIHCNSPAWGSDKCEEMLEKTVKNCLALADEKKLKSVAFPSIGSGRNGFPKQTAAQVILKAISSYFVATMSSTIKTVYFVLFDSESIGIYVQEMAKLEAS; encoded by the exons ATGTCGAGTCGAGGAGGCAAGAAGAAGCTGACCAAGACGTCACGCTCCACCAAGGCGGGCGTCATCTTCCCGGTGGGCCGCATGCTGCGCTACATCAAGCGCGGGCTGCCCAAGTACCGCATCGGCGTTGGCGCGCCCGTCTACCTGGCGGCCGTGTTGGAGTACCTGACCG CCGAGATCTTGGAACTTGCAGGCAATGCGGCCCGAGACAACAAGAAGGGTCGCGTCACGCCAAGACACATCCTACTCGCCATCGCCAATGACGAGGAACTCAACCAG CTCCTGAAGGGTGTGACCATTGCGGCGGGCGGCGTCCTGCCCAACATCCACCCCGAGCTCCTGGCTAAGAAGCGCGGCGCCAAAGCTAAGCTGGAGACGCCCCTGTCGCCCGCCCCGGAGAAGAAAGCCAAGCCGGCCAAGAAGCCGCCCGGCAAGAAGGCGGTCGGCAAGAAGGGCGCCGGCAAGGCCAAG AAACAGGGCGAGGCCAGCAAGACGGCGTCGGCCGACAGCACCACCGAAGGCTCGCCGGCCGACAGCTTCACCGTCCTGTCCACCAAGAGCCTCTTCCTGGGTCAAAAA TTGCAAGTTGTCCAAGCCGACATTTCCATAGTGGAGAGCGACGCTGTCGTTCACCCGACCAACTCGGCCCTCTATACGGGCGGTGAAGTAG GTGCTGCCCTAGAAAAGAAGGGCGGCAAGGAGTTAAGTGAAGCTGTGCTGGAGGTCAAGAAAAAGAACGGGCCGCTGGATGTGGCTGGTG CCGTATTGACCGCCGGCTTCGGCCTTCCCGCCAAGTACGTCATCCACTGCAACAGCCCGgcatggggctcggacaagtGTGAGGAGATGCTGGAAAAGACTGTGAAGAACTGTCTGGCGTTGGCCGACGAGAAGAAGCTCAAGTCAGTGGCCTTTCCGTCTATCGGCAGCGGAAG AAACGGGTTTCCCAAGCAGACGGCGGCCCAGGTGATCCTGAAGGCCATCTCCAGCTACTTTGTGGCCACCATGTCGTCCACCATCAAGACGGTTTACTTTGTGCTCTTTGACAGCGAGAGCATCGGCATCTAcgtgcaggaaatggccaaacTGGAGGCCAGTTAA
- the LOC119133241 gene encoding core histone macro-H2A.1 isoform X1: protein MSSRGGKKKLTKTSRSTKAGVIFPVGRMLRYIKRGLPKYRIGVGAPVYLAAVLEYLTAEILELAGNAARDNKKGRVTPRHILLAIANDEELNQLLKGVTIAAGGVLPNIHPELLAKKRGAKAKLETPLSPAPEKKAKPAKKPPGKKAVGKKGAGKAKKQGEASKTASADSTTEGSPADSFTVLSTKSLFLGQKLNLIHSEVSNLAGFDVEGVINPTNAELELKDDLGAALEKKGGKELSEAVLEVKKKNGPLDVAGAVLTAGFGLPAKYVIHCNSPAWGSDKCEEMLEKTVKNCLALADEKKLKSVAFPSIGSGRNGFPKQTAAQVILKAISSYFVATMSSTIKTVYFVLFDSESIGIYVQEMAKLEAS, encoded by the exons ATGTCGAGTCGAGGAGGCAAGAAGAAGCTGACCAAGACGTCACGCTCCACCAAGGCGGGCGTCATCTTCCCGGTGGGCCGCATGCTGCGCTACATCAAGCGCGGGCTGCCCAAGTACCGCATCGGCGTTGGCGCGCCCGTCTACCTGGCGGCCGTGTTGGAGTACCTGACCG CCGAGATCTTGGAACTTGCAGGCAATGCGGCCCGAGACAACAAGAAGGGTCGCGTCACGCCAAGACACATCCTACTCGCCATCGCCAATGACGAGGAACTCAACCAG CTCCTGAAGGGTGTGACCATTGCGGCGGGCGGCGTCCTGCCCAACATCCACCCCGAGCTCCTGGCTAAGAAGCGCGGCGCCAAAGCTAAGCTGGAGACGCCCCTGTCGCCCGCCCCGGAGAAGAAAGCCAAGCCGGCCAAGAAGCCGCCCGGCAAGAAGGCGGTCGGCAAGAAGGGCGCCGGCAAGGCCAAG AAACAGGGCGAGGCCAGCAAGACGGCGTCGGCCGACAGCACCACCGAAGGCTCGCCGGCCGACAGCTTCACCGTCCTGTCCACCAAGAGCCTCTTCCTGGGTCAAAAA CTCAACCTCATCCACAGCGAGGTCAGTAACTTGGCTGGCTTTGACGTAGAGGGGGTCATCAACCCCACCAACGCCGAACTTGAGCTAAAAGACGATCTAG GTGCTGCCCTAGAAAAGAAGGGCGGCAAGGAGTTAAGTGAAGCTGTGCTGGAGGTCAAGAAAAAGAACGGGCCGCTGGATGTGGCTGGTG CCGTATTGACCGCCGGCTTCGGCCTTCCCGCCAAGTACGTCATCCACTGCAACAGCCCGgcatggggctcggacaagtGTGAGGAGATGCTGGAAAAGACTGTGAAGAACTGTCTGGCGTTGGCCGACGAGAAGAAGCTCAAGTCAGTGGCCTTTCCGTCTATCGGCAGCGGAAG AAACGGGTTTCCCAAGCAGACGGCGGCCCAGGTGATCCTGAAGGCCATCTCCAGCTACTTTGTGGCCACCATGTCGTCCACCATCAAGACGGTTTACTTTGTGCTCTTTGACAGCGAGAGCATCGGCATCTAcgtgcaggaaatggccaaacTGGAGGCCAGTTAA